The segment GCCAAACCCGGCGTTGACTTCGCCACAACCCGTGCAGCGATCGGCTCAGCTAGTCGCGCCCCCTCGGCGAATGGCCCAGCGCACTGTAGTCGCGACTGGAACTACCAGCCACCCGCAGAACGGTCACTGCGTTCCGTCGATGGGCTGGTGAAGCGGCGGCGGTAGGACGTTGGGGTCGTCGCGTAGGCGGCGGCGAAGTTCTGGCGGAACGTCACCGCGCTCCCGAACCCACACGCCCGCCCGATCCGCTCCACCGACCACGACGTCGCCTCCAGCAACCGCCGGGACTCGTCCAACCGCCGCCCCAGCACCCACCTGGCCGGCGTCGACCCCGTCACCTCGGCGAACCGCCGGGTGAAGTTCCTCCTGCTCATCCCCGCCCGGTCGGCCAGGTCGTCCACGGTCAGCGGACGGTCCAGGTGCGCCAGCGCCCAGTCGAGCGTGTCCCCCAGCTGCCCGACCCCGCCCGGCTCCGGCATCGGCCGATCGACGTACTGGGCCTGGCCACCGTCGCGGTGGGGCGCGACCACCAGGTGCCTGGCCACCGTCGACGCGGCCGCCGAGCCCAGGTGCGTCCGCAGTACGTGGAGGCAGGCGTCGATGGCCGACGCGGTTCCGGCCGACGTCAGGACGTCGCCGTGGTCGAGGTAGAGCGCGGACGGGTTGACCTCGATGCCCGGCCGACGCCGGGCGAGGTCGGCCGCGGCCGACCAATGGGTGACGGCCGTGCGGCCGTCGAGCAGTCCACTGTCGACGACCGGGAACGCGCCGAGGCACAGACCGGCGATGCGGGTCCCCCGGCGATGGGCGTCGCGGATCAGCCCGACGAGAGCATCGTCGGCGGGCCGGAGGTCGGTGTGCCAGGACGGCAGCACCAGCAGATCGGCACCGTCGACGACCGAGGGCCCGGCCACGTCGGAGATCGCGACGCCCTCGGCGGCCCGGATGCCCCGGCCGGACGAGGTCCAGACCGACACGTCCCACGACACCTCACCGAACACCAGCAGCGGCGCCGCGAGGTGGAACATCGTGATGCCGTCGAACGCGTGCACCGCGATCTTCATCCTGGCCCGATCTCATCGATGGTGGTCTTCCGTGCCGCTCACCGTAGCGCCCCGGCCCGGGCACGATGAAGAACCATGAGACGAGCGCTGATCGTGATCGACGTCCAGCAGGAGTACTTCGACGGCGCCCTGCCGATCCAGTACCCGCCCCGCGACGACTCCCTGGCCAACATCGTCCGAGCCCTCGACACGGCCGAGCAGCACGGTCTCCCGACCGTCGTCGTGCGGCACGAGTACCCGGCCGGCGCGCCGGTCTTCGCGGCCGGCTCCCCCGGCTGGGCCCTCCACCCCGACGTCGAGAAACGCGCCGCCACCGCCCACCGCGTCACGAAGAGCAACTCCAGCGCGTTCGCCGGCACCGACCTCGCCGACTGGCTCGCCGACAACACCGTCGACACGATCACGATCGCCGGCTACATGACCAACAACTGCGACCTCGCCACCGCCGCCTCGGCCGAGGAACTCGGCCTCGCCACCGAGATCCTGTCCGACGCCACCGGCGCCATCCATCTCTCGAACAGCGCCGGCACCGTCGATGCCCAGCAGCTCCACGAGACCCTGCTCGTCCTGCTCAACTCGAACTTCGCCTCGGTGGCGACGACCGACCAGTGGATCGCCGCCGTGCACGACGGCCGGCCGCTCCCGGCTCCCGACCTCGGCGCCTCGGCCGCCCTGGGACGTCTCAGGGCGTCGGAGCAGGGCTGAGCAGCACCAGGTTCCCGAGCGCGGTCGGGACCGGCCGGACCAGCCTGAACCCGGCCTCCCGGGCCTCGGCGACCAGCTCGTCGACGGTCCGGCCCGCGGTGATGCCCCGCTGCCGCTGCTGCAGCCGTTCGACCGCGGCGGCCAGCGGGTCGGGCGGCAGCGGCTGCTCCTGCAGGAGCAGCAGGCCGTCCGCGGTGAGCGCCCGGCGGAGCACGGCCAGCGTGGCCGCGCGGGACTCGTCCGGGAAGAACGCCCGGGCCCAGTAGGCCGCCCGGTAGGTGCCCCGGTCGGTCAGGTCGCGCGCGTCCGCGCACGTCAGCTCGACCCGGTCGGCCAGCCCCAGCGCGTCCCGGCGGCGCTCGGCCTCGGCCACGACCTCCGGGACGAGGTCGACGCCGACCAGGCTCAGGTCCGGGTAGAGCCGCGCGGTCGTGAACAGCGCGCCGCCGATGCCACAGCCCAGATCGAGCATCGGCCCGCCGTCGGCGAGGACCGCGTCCACTTCGGGCACCGCGTCGTACACGGTCCGGTAGAGCGCGGTGGTGACCGCGTCCGCGGCCACGCCGTTGTCCTTCGCGACGACGAGCGCGTCCCCGCCGTCGGGCTTCCCCGGCTCGTCCGCCAGACGGCCGACCTGCTCCATCTCCAGGCGGACGCCGTCCAGCACGCCGTCGATCGTCGCGCCGGACGAGCCCGGAACCAGCGCGGAGAACGGGGCCGCGAGCTCCCAGCCGTCCGCGCCTGTCCCTGCACCGTTACGCTTGCGGACCATGCTGGAGTCGTCCTTCCCCGGTCGCGACGGGGTGAACCTCGGGTACCGGGAGGTCGGCGACGGGCGGCCGCTGGTCCTGCTGCACGGCCTGGCCGGGAACGGCACGCTCTGGACCCGCCACGGCCGGGCCGACGCGCTGGCCGCCCGCGGGCACCGCGTGATCCTGCCGGACTTCCGCGGCCACGGCGCGAGCGCGAAGCCCCACGACCCGGCCGCCTATCCCCCGGACGTCCTGGCCGACGACGGGCTCGCGCTGATCGACCACCTCGGCCTGAGCGACTACGACCTCGGCGGTTACTCGCTCGGCGCGCGGATCGCGTTCCGGATGCTGGTCCGGGGCGCCACGCCGGGCCGGGCGATCGTCGCCGGTCAGGGCCTTCGCGAGTTGCTCGGCACCGGCGGTGGTGCGGGCGCCCGGCTGCGCCGGGCCGTCGAGGGCACCGGCGAGCCCGACGGTTTCGCCCGCTGGCTCGCGACCAGCGGCGAGGACCCGGTTGCCCTCCTGCACGCGCTCGACTCGGTCGTCGCCACGCCCCGCGAGGACGTGACCCGCGTCCGGACTCCGACCCTCGTCGTGCTCGGCGCCGACGACGAGCGCGCGGCCTCCGGCGACGAACTCGCCGTCGTCCTTCCGGACGCGGTCCGGGTGACGGTCCCGGGCGATCACGGCACCGCGGTCGACGCTCCCGAGCTGCTCGACGCGATCCTCAGCTTCGTGTCAGCCAGGCCGGGAACGACGCCAGCAGGTACTCGGTGAGCTGCTCCTCGGTCATCGACGGGTGCTCGATCCAGTCGAGCGTCACGAAGACCGTGCCTGCGGCCATGTACAACGCGAGAGTGCGCACTCCCGTCTCGTCCAGATGGGGCAGTTCGGAGAGCACGGTGCCGCGGGCGACGACGGCGACCTCGTCGACGAGTTTGGCGTGGACGGCCGCCTTCGACCCGATCGCGATCGCGTAGCGGACGAGCGACCGGGCGTCCGAGAGGCCGTCGATGATCCCGCGGAGCCCGAGGCGGGTGATCTCCGGGCGGGAGAGGACGTGGTCCGAACGGCGGGACGAGTCGACGGTCTCGATGTCGGCGAAGACCTCGCTGACCGCGGCGACCGCGACGTCTTCCATCGTCGCGAAGTGGGTGTAGAACGTGCTGCGGGCGACCCCGGCCATCCGGCAGAACGCGGTGACCGAGAGGTCGGTGCGGCCCTCGCCGACCGCGGTGCGGAACGCGGCGATCAGGCGGCGACGGGTCTCGACGGCCCGGACGTCGTCCGTGACCGCGAGACTCTCCCGTCGCTCCTGCTGCGCCACCCGCCCATTGTGTCAGCGCAGGGTGTCACCCGCCGCGACCGGGATCGTGACGCCGGTGACGTACGGGAGTCGTCCGAGGCCAGGTAGATGACCGCGACGTTGGCGGCCGAGTAGCCATCGGCTGCAGCGCGGCCATCGAGCTGGTGACGACGATCGAGCCGCCGTCGCCCGGCTGTCGACCCGGTCGAGCTCGGCCGGGCCGCGGTCGAAGACCGCGCGGAGCGACTCGAGGTCGCGGACGTCGGCGGCGCGAGGTCGTCGGGGGTGGCCATCGGGTAGCCGACCTCGGGCATCTGGGCGGCGATGTCGACCGCGACGATGTCCGCGCCTTCCTGCGCGAGCCGGATCGCGTGGCTACGGCCGCGGGCCGCGGGCCGCGGCGGTGGCGGCGGCTCCCATGGCGCGGCGCGCCATGCGCGGTGGTGCGCGGCCACGAACGCGCCCACCGCGACCTGGGGCCACGCGCTACGAGGCCCCTCAGTCGGCGCTCGGCGACGGGGACGGGGGCTTGGCGCCGTACTCGTACGCGCCCAGGTCGGGCGCACCGCCCACCGGCCGGGCCGCCCCGGTGAAATCGAACTTCGGCGCCCTCGCCGGGTTCGCGGCGTCGATCGCCGGCGAGCTCTCCTTCAGCCGCACGTCCCCGGCGTTCAGGTCGACGAACTCCGGGTCCGACGTCAGGTTGCCGGACATCGTCACGCCGGGGACGTCGATCAGCGGGTTGCCCCAGATGATGTTGTTGACCGCGACCGAGTTGCTCACCGTGCCGCTCTGCAGGCGGATCGCCGCCCGGCCGTTCTGGTAGATCGTGTTGTTGTAGATCTGGACGTCGGAGTACGCGCCGATCCAGAAGTCGACGCCGCCGCCCGGGTTGCCGTGCAGCAGGTTGTTGAAGATCTGGACGTTCCGGGCGCTGCCGCCCGACTCGACGGCCAGCCCGATACCGGACTTCGTGGGCCCCTTGGCGTCGTACACGTCGTTGCTGAAGACCTGGATGTCGTTCGCACCGTCGACGTAGATGTTCGGCCCGTTGTTGGCGTAGACCGAGTTGTACTCGATCGTCCCGTCGCTGGTGGAGTTCTTGACGTCGATGCCCTCTTCGTAGTTCTCGTGCACGACGTTGCCGGCGATCCGGAAGTTCCGGGCCCTATAGAGCGTCAGGCCCTCGTTGGCGGCGGCCCCGATGTCACCGCCGTCGGCGGCCGCGTTGTTGTGGTGGACGCGGTTGCCGGTGAGCGTGTAGTCGGTGCCGTCGCCGAGCAGGATGCCGCCGTCCTGCGAGTACGACACCTCGGCGTCGTCGATCACGACGTGGCTCGAGTGCCCGGCGTAGATGCCGTGCCGCTTCGACCGGGTCACCGAGATGCCGGAGATCTTCACGTACTGCTGCTTGTCGAACGTCAGCAGGCCGCGCCGGTCCTCGCCCGACGTGTCGGGCAGCGTCCCCTCGCCGTCGAGGACGACCTTCTCGCCGTCTTTGGCGGCGATCGTCAGGTACGCCCCGGCCCGGCCGCTCTTGGTGACGTCGACGGCCTCGTGGTACGTGCCACCCTCGATGCGAACCGTGTCGCCGGCCTCGGCCGCGTCCACCGCGGCCTGGATCGTCCGGTACTGGCCGTGCGGGCCGACCGTGAGCGTGTTCTCGTTGCCACGGTCGGTGACCGCGTCGCCCGTCCGGGGTCCGCTGTCGTCCGACTGGTTGGCGATCACGAGCCCGGCGACCACCACCACGCAGACGAGGAGCACAGCCCCCAGGATCAACGGAAGCCGCTTCACCGACCGAATGTCTGCCATGACCTCCCCTACGTCGGACCGCCGGGTCGGTCGCGACGGCGCCCCTCGGACGGGACCCGTCCGAATCCTTGCATGACGGCTCCAGGCGCCGGACGGCCACCGGTAACAGGGTCCGAACGGTCAGGAATTCTCAGGCCACCCGCTCGGCGAACACCTCCCGCATCGCGCTCGAGAACAGCGCGTTGACCGCGTCCCGGTCGAGGCCGGCCGCGCGGGCGTCGGTCAGCCAGCCGACGAGCGAGCGGCGCAGGTCGGGGTGGGCGTCCAGGGCCGGCGAGGCCAGCGTGCGGGTGACGAACGTCCCCTGCCCCGGCCGGGACTCGACCAGCCCGTCCCGCTCGAGCTCCCGGTACGCCTTGTGAACGGTGTTCGGGTTGATCGCCAGCGCGGCGACCACGGCCCGGGCGGTCGGCAGCTGGTCACCGGCCTCCAGCACGCCCAGCCGCAGGGCGTCCTCCACCTGCTGGACGAGCTGCCGGTACGTCGTGACGCCGGACGTCCGATCCAGCCGGAACTCGATCATCGGGACCCCGCCCCCCGGCGCAGCACCAGGACGAACACCGCGACGACCAGCAGCCCGGCCGCCCCGCCGAAGAACGCCGGCTCGTGACCGGGAAACCCCACCTCTCCCCAGGCGAACCGGGTGACGGCGTAGCCGATCAGCGTCGCCGCCATCGCCGGCTCGACCCGCCCGAGCACCGCGCCCGCGAACACCCCGAGCGCGACCGCGAAACACGTGTAGCCCACCGCGGCCGTCGACGTCACGTCGTACGTGTACCGGACGTCGAACCCGCCGAGGACGCTCGGCAGGATCGACCGGACCGCCTGAGCGGTGGCCAGCGTCACGACGGTCACCGTCGCCAGGGCGAGGGACAGCCAGCGCAGACGCCGGGCCCAGAACAGCTCGGCGGTGCCGTCCTGCAGCGGCCGGGCCAGCAGCGGCGCGCCCCAGAACACGCCGAGCGCGGCCGGCAGGTACGAGACGATCGCCCGGGTCGCGCTGCCGTGGTCGTCGACGTTCCGGTGCATCTCGAGCAGAGCCGACAGCATGCCGTGCCCGACGGCCAGCCACAGCGACGCCCGCATCGATTCGCGTTGCCAGTCCGGCGAGACCACGGGCACCAACCAGCCGAACACCACTCCGGAGGCGACCATCACGACGAAGAACCCGGCGACGGTCGCGGCCATCGCCCGGACGGTCCGCCCGAGCACGGCCCCGGCCGCGAACCCGAGCGCGACGGTCAGGAGCACCAGCGCGATCAGTCCCGGAGCCCAGGCCGGCGTCGTCGGCGGCTTCCCCAGCAGTCGCACGGCCGCCACCAGCACGAACGTCGTCACCGCGGCGACGACGAAGACCGGCGCGGTGCGGGCCAGCACCCAGCGCAGGCGCGACACCGACTGGGTGTACGCGAGGTCGATCGTGCCCCGCTGCCGCTCCCGGGCCAGCAGCGGAGCCGCCCAGCAGGCGCCGAACCCGAGCGCGAGGACGTAGGCCGGATCGCCGAAGTCGTTGGTCGCGGACACCAGCTGCGCCACCCACGGCGGATGGCCGGTCGCCGCGACCGAGTACAGCGCGACGACCACGGCCGAGCCGACGAGCGCCCACCGCTGCTGCCGCCAGGCGAGCCAGGTCACGCCGCCACCTCGGCCGGCCCGGCCACGACCGTCGTGCCCGGGCTGCGCAGGTAGCCGAGGACGACGTCGGTCAGCGACACCTCGTGCACGGCCCAGCGCGGGTCGAACGTGTCGCTGCGCACCCGGACCAGCACGGTCGCCTGCCGGGGCGTCGTCCGGGCCGAGACCACCGCGTGCTCCCCGATCCGGGCGCCGCCGCCGTACGCCTCGGCCGGCCCGACCAGCACCCGGTGACTCGTCACCAGGTCGTCGATACCGCCGACGACCTGCAGCGCGCCGTCGTTGCAGAGCAGCAGCGTGTCGCAGACGTCGGCGAGCTCGGTGAGCGCGTGCGACGAGACCAGCACCGTGCAGCCGCGCTCCTCGACCGTCGTCATCAGCTCGCCCATCAGCGCGAGCCGGGCCAGCGGGTCGAGATCGGCCATCGGTTCGTCGAGCAGGACGACGTCGGCCCGCTTGCCCAGCGCGAGCGCGATCGCGACCTGGGTACGCCGCCCACCGGAGAGGCGGGAGATCCGGCACTTCGGAGCGATTCCGAGGTCGTTCAGGCGGGCCTCGGTGCCGCGGGCGTCGAAGCCGGGGTTCGTCGCGCGGCCGAACCGGATCGTCTCGGCGACGGTGAACCCGCCGTAGAGCGGCTTCGCCTGGCCGACGTAGGCGATGCGGCTCAGCGCGCGGTGCACCGGCGTGCCGTCCAGCCGGATCACGCCTTCGGTCGGACGGGTCAACCCGGCGGCCAGCCGCAACAGCGTCGACTTGCCCGCACCGTTGGCGCCGACCACCGCGACGACCCGGCCCGCGGGCACCGCGAACGAGCAGTCCCGCAGCCCCCAGCGTCGGCGGCCGTACCGCTTACCGAGCCCGGTCGCGTCGAGCATCGCGGTTCCCTTCTGTCGTTGTACTAGCACCATAGTAGAACTTCTCACAGCGTGCCTACAGCGGGGACCCATCGCCTCGACAGGTCGCCGGTCGAATCTTTCGGGCATGACCACCGCGACCCTGGACGGGGAGAACAACGACACCCCGACCACCACGCTCGACCCCGTCCGCGCCGCTGCCGCCGCTGGAACCGCCGTGCTCGACGTAGTGATCCCGGTCTACAACGAGGAGAAGGGCATCGAGGGGTCGGTGCGGCGCCTGCACGCCCACCTCACCTCGACGTTTCCCTATCCCTTCCGGATCACGGTCGCCGACAACGCGAGCACCGACAACACCTACGCGATCGCGCACTGGCTGACCGGCCAGCTGCCCGGCGTGGCCGCCGTCCACCTGCCGGAGAAAGGGCGCGGGCGCGCGCTGAAGGCGGTCTGGTCCGCCTCCGACGCACCGATCCTCGCCTACATGGACGTCGACCTCTCGACGGATCTCGCCGCGC is part of the Cryptosporangium phraense genome and harbors:
- a CDS encoding GlxA family transcriptional regulator — its product is MKIAVHAFDGITMFHLAAPLLVFGEVSWDVSVWTSSGRGIRAAEGVAISDVAGPSVVDGADLLVLPSWHTDLRPADDALVGLIRDAHRRGTRIAGLCLGAFPVVDSGLLDGRTAVTHWSAAADLARRRPGIEVNPSALYLDHGDVLTSAGTASAIDACLHVLRTHLGSAAASTVARHLVVAPHRDGGQAQYVDRPMPEPGGVGQLGDTLDWALAHLDRPLTVDDLADRAGMSRRNFTRRFAEVTGSTPARWVLGRRLDESRRLLEATSWSVERIGRACGFGSAVTFRQNFAAAYATTPTSYRRRFTSPSTERSDRSAGGW
- a CDS encoding cysteine hydrolase family protein, coding for MRRALIVIDVQQEYFDGALPIQYPPRDDSLANIVRALDTAEQHGLPTVVVRHEYPAGAPVFAAGSPGWALHPDVEKRAATAHRVTKSNSSAFAGTDLADWLADNTVDTITIAGYMTNNCDLATAASAEELGLATEILSDATGAIHLSNSAGTVDAQQLHETLLVLLNSNFASVATTDQWIAAVHDGRPLPAPDLGASAALGRLRASEQG
- a CDS encoding SAM-dependent methyltransferase, whose protein sequence is MVRKRNGAGTGADGWELAAPFSALVPGSSGATIDGVLDGVRLEMEQVGRLADEPGKPDGGDALVVAKDNGVAADAVTTALYRTVYDAVPEVDAVLADGGPMLDLGCGIGGALFTTARLYPDLSLVGVDLVPEVVAEAERRRDALGLADRVELTCADARDLTDRGTYRAAYWARAFFPDESRAATLAVLRRALTADGLLLLQEQPLPPDPLAAAVERLQQRQRGITAGRTVDELVAEAREAGFRLVRPVPTALGNLVLLSPAPTP
- a CDS encoding alpha/beta fold hydrolase, with the translated sequence MLESSFPGRDGVNLGYREVGDGRPLVLLHGLAGNGTLWTRHGRADALAARGHRVILPDFRGHGASAKPHDPAAYPPDVLADDGLALIDHLGLSDYDLGGYSLGARIAFRMLVRGATPGRAIVAGQGLRELLGTGGGAGARLRRAVEGTGEPDGFARWLATSGEDPVALLHALDSVVATPREDVTRVRTPTLVVLGADDERAASGDELAVVLPDAVRVTVPGDHGTAVDAPELLDAILSFVSARPGTTPAGTR
- a CDS encoding TetR/AcrR family transcriptional regulator, which produces MAQQERRESLAVTDDVRAVETRRRLIAAFRTAVGEGRTDLSVTAFCRMAGVARSTFYTHFATMEDVAVAAVSEVFADIETVDSSRRSDHVLSRPEITRLGLRGIIDGLSDARSLVRYAIAIGSKAAVHAKLVDEVAVVARGTVLSELPHLDETGVRTLALYMAAGTVFVTLDWIEHPSMTEEQLTEYLLASFPAWLTRS
- a CDS encoding right-handed parallel beta-helix repeat-containing protein, which translates into the protein MKRLPLILGAVLLVCVVVVAGLVIANQSDDSGPRTGDAVTDRGNENTLTVGPHGQYRTIQAAVDAAEAGDTVRIEGGTYHEAVDVTKSGRAGAYLTIAAKDGEKVVLDGEGTLPDTSGEDRRGLLTFDKQQYVKISGISVTRSKRHGIYAGHSSHVVIDDAEVSYSQDGGILLGDGTDYTLTGNRVHHNNAAADGGDIGAAANEGLTLYRARNFRIAGNVVHENYEEGIDVKNSTSDGTIEYNSVYANNGPNIYVDGANDIQVFSNDVYDAKGPTKSGIGLAVESGGSARNVQIFNNLLHGNPGGGVDFWIGAYSDVQIYNNTIYQNGRAAIRLQSGTVSNSVAVNNIIWGNPLIDVPGVTMSGNLTSDPEFVDLNAGDVRLKESSPAIDAANPARAPKFDFTGAARPVGGAPDLGAYEYGAKPPSPSPSAD
- a CDS encoding GntR family transcriptional regulator, translating into MIEFRLDRTSGVTTYRQLVQQVEDALRLGVLEAGDQLPTARAVVAALAINPNTVHKAYRELERDGLVESRPGQGTFVTRTLASPALDAHPDLRRSLVGWLTDARAAGLDRDAVNALFSSAMREVFAERVA
- a CDS encoding ABC transporter ATP-binding protein, with amino-acid sequence MLDATGLGKRYGRRRWGLRDCSFAVPAGRVVAVVGANGAGKSTLLRLAAGLTRPTEGVIRLDGTPVHRALSRIAYVGQAKPLYGGFTVAETIRFGRATNPGFDARGTEARLNDLGIAPKCRISRLSGGRRTQVAIALALGKRADVVLLDEPMADLDPLARLALMGELMTTVEERGCTVLVSSHALTELADVCDTLLLCNDGALQVVGGIDDLVTSHRVLVGPAEAYGGGARIGEHAVVSARTTPRQATVLVRVRSDTFDPRWAVHEVSLTDVVLGYLRSPGTTVVAGPAEVAA